From Nitrospiraceae bacterium:
GCTTGTGCGAAGGGTTAAGAATGACGGGATATTAGAGATAATACTTGCTACAAATCCTAACACTAAAGGAGAAATGACAGCTCAATACATAAGAGATGCATTAAAATCTTTTAACATTAAGATCACGCGTATTGCATACGGACTTCCTATCGGAAGCGACATTGAATTTGCTGATGAGGTTACACTAGGCAAAGCGCTTGAAGGAAGGAGAGAAATGTAAAATTCATTTTTGAATTTTACACCTTTTTATTCCGACCTCTTAAATCTCAATGCCTTGAGTCTTTTTTTCCTAGCCTCTCTCTGCTTGCGTTTTTCTTTCACAGAGGGCTTTTCATAAAAACTCCTCTGCTTTATTTCCTTAAAAAGACCTTCTTTCTGAAGTTGGCGTTTAAGAGATTTAAGCGCTCTTTCAAGATCATTTTCATGAACTTTTATAACCAAGATTATCTCCGTCCTCTGCCCTTATTTCTGTCAAAACCGCCTCCGCTTCTTCTGTTCCCGCCGAAACCGCCGCGGTTTTCTTTCTGCTGGGGCTTAGCTTCATTTACTACAAGCGCCCTTTCCATTAACATCATGCCGTTGACTGACTCTATAGCTCTTTTTGCATCTTCACGGGTAGCCATCTCAACAAAACCGAATCCTCTAGGTTTTCCTGTCTGGGCATCAGTGATTATTTTCACAGACTCTACCTCTCCTGATTTTGCAAAAAGTTCCTTTAAATCCTCTTCTGTTGCCTGGAACGAGATGTTGCCTACATAAAGCTTCTTTTCCATATTTGTCTCCTTTTACTTTTGAAAAAATAAAATACCTCAAAGACTTTTAAAGTCTATTGAGGCATTCTCAACTCCAAAAGATATGAAGAGTATAGCTTAAAGCAATAAAATTGTAAACGTCATTTAATTCGGTAAAAGTCTGACAAGTTATCCCATCTTGTTTTTCCACTCTCTGGTTTTAACCAATATTTCTTCTTCGTCAGCAGTGCAAAGCTTTCTGTTTTCAACCACAAGTTTGCCATTAACAAAAACTGTCTCGACATCAGATGACTTTGCTGAATACACAAGATGAGAATAAATATCATAAAGCGGTGTAAGATGAGGCTTGTCAAGATTTAACATTACAACATCTGCAGCCTTTCCTTTTTCAAGACTTCCTGTAATCCTGCCCAGTCCAAGAACCTCAGCTCCCCATTTTGTTGCCATTAATAAAACTGTTTTTGCATCAAGCGCTGTCGGATCATTAAAAATTGCCTTGTGGACTTTTGCTGCTGTTGACATCTCGCTCAAGATATCGAGGTCATTATTGCTTGCTGCACCGTCTGTGCCAAGACTGACTTTTATGCCTGCCTTAAGCATCTGTGGCACAGGCGCAATCCCTGAACTCAGTTTGAGATTGCTTTCAATACAGTGAGAAACTCCAACTTTATGTTTAGCAAGAGTCTCTATCTCATTTTCATCAAGCCATACGCAATGTGCTGCAATAATACGCTCATTAAGAAAACCAAGTTCATCAAGAAATTGAACAGGTCTCATGCCATATTTAGCCGTAATTTCTTCTGCTTCCCATTTTGCCTCTGATACATGGATATGAATCGGAACATTATATTTGTCAGCTGCTTGTTTTGCCTTTTTAAGTGTTTCAGGTCCGCAGGTATAAACAGAATGAGGGGCAATACATGGGATAATTAATTCATCTTTTTCCCAAGTCTTTATGAATTTTTC
This genomic window contains:
- a CDS encoding RNA-binding protein codes for the protein MEKKLYVGNISFQATEEDLKELFAKSGEVESVKIITDAQTGKPRGFGFVEMATREDAKRAIESVNGMMLMERALVVNEAKPQQKENRGGFGGNRRSGGGFDRNKGRGRR
- a CDS encoding amidohydrolase, with product MIVQNADYIIRADYLLPMDEKLSVIKNGALAIHGKKILDVDTYDAISKKYSSENVINGANRVVIPGLINTHTHAAMVYFRGIADDLPLKEWLEEHIWPAEKKWLSSEFVADATELACLEMLKAGITTYNDMYFFENASAISIKKLGMRAVLGTGLLDFPTVEAKTTDEYFNKVEKFIKTWEKDELIIPCIAPHSVYTCGPETLKKAKQAADKYNVPIHIHVSEAKWEAEEITAKYGMRPVQFLDELGFLNERIIAAHCVWLDENEIETLAKHKVGVSHCIESNLKLSSGIAPVPQMLKAGIKVSLGTDGAASNNDLDILSEMSTAAKVHKAIFNDPTALDAKTVLLMATKWGAEVLGLGRITGSLEKGKAADVVMLNLDKPHLTPLYDIYSHLVYSAKSSDVETVFVNGKLVVENRKLCTADEEEILVKTREWKNKMG
- the rpsU gene encoding 30S ribosomal protein S21; protein product: MVIKVHENDLERALKSLKRQLQKEGLFKEIKQRSFYEKPSVKEKRKQREARKKRLKALRFKRSE